Proteins encoded within one genomic window of Brassica rapa cultivar Chiifu-401-42 chromosome A09, CAAS_Brap_v3.01, whole genome shotgun sequence:
- the LOC103842229 gene encoding ADP-ribosylation factor 1, with translation MGILFTRMFSSVFGNKEARILVLGLDNAGKTTILYRLQMGEVVSTIPTIGFNVETVQYNNIKFQVWDLGGQTSIRPYWRCYFPNTQAVIYVVDSSDTDRIGVAKEEFHAILEEEELKGAVVLIFANKQDLPGALDDAAVTEALELHKIKSRQWAIFKTCAVKGEGLFEGLDWLSNTLKSGSG, from the exons atggggaTCCTGTTCACGCGGATGTTCTCTTCGGTGTTTGGCAACAAAGAAGCTCGTATCCTCGTCCTCGGTCTCGACAATGCTGGCAAAACCACTATCCTCT ATCGGCTTCAGATGGGGGAAGTGGTCTCCACGATTCCTA CTATTGGATTCAACGTGGAGACAGTTCAGTACAACAATATCAAGTTTCAGGTCTGGGATTTAG GTGGACAAACGAGCATCAG GCCATACTGGCGATGCTATTTTCCGAATACACAAGCAGTGATCTACGTTGTTGACTCCAGCGATACAGATCGAATCGGGGTGGCTAAAGAGGAATTCCATGCTATTTTGGAG GAAGAGGAATTGAAAGGTGCGGTTGTTCTCATTTTTGCAAACAAGCAG GATCTTCCTGGTGCACTTGATGATGCCGCTGTGACTGAAGCCTTGGAGTTGCATAAGATCAAGAGTCGTCAGTGGGCTATCTTCAAAACTTGTGCTGTTAAAGGCGAGGGCCTTTTCGAAGGATTGGACTG GTTGAGTAATACATTGAAGTCGGGAAGTGGCTAG